Below is a window of Lodderomyces elongisporus chromosome 3, complete sequence DNA.
taaggaCATCGCgccaaaattgaaaactaCAACAAAGACTTAACAAAGCCCATCGCTCTACTAAACACCAAAAATACACAATGGTCTCATTTTCTTGTGAAGTCTGCAATGACACAGtgatcaaaaagaaactcaaccagcaccagcagaGATGCTACGGCGCGTACTTTACCTGTATTGATTGTTCAACCACATTTCAGGGAAACGACCACAATCAGCACACATCCTGTATTTCAGAGGCAGAGAAATATGAAAAGGGATTGTACAAGGGAAAGAAGggagaaaacaagaaggCAGATACTGCAAAGGCAAAACAAGCACCTAAagtagaaaagaaggaagagtCAAAGAAAGCAGCCAAGAAAGAACCAAAGGAAGagccaaaagaagaaccaaAGGCAGCACCAAAGGCAGCACCAAAGGAAAACACAAAAGCGTCTGCCAAAGCATCCAAGAGCAAATCGTCAAGCGCTGCTGACTCGCTCGCCCCACTTGTAAATAAATCACAAAATTTCTACAAAGTTTTAAAGAAAGCCTCCAAGGACGACTCAAAGGCTTTGAAACAGCTTTTAAAGAATTTGACAGTTGCCAATGTTGACGGAAAGTTGGTAATTAGTTAGCagagtattttttttagaaagaaaacaataaatcAATAGATCTTTAACCCTGTGACTTCACTCTAATTGacttttatttatatatatatatatatatagttcTTAACTTAAgctattttctatttaaaGCTTTGTTGACTTTTCCATAAAACTGCGCTAGCGTGTTGAAAGGGAACGATAAATATTCACATAGATAATCCGGTAGAACCTTTACCAAGTTCTTTTGGTTTGCTTTATATGCCGAGTCTCTTGTGCCATCGTCTTCCAAAAACGTCGGTACATAGTTGATCTGCGACGAGTCGACTTTGGACAATATAAGCAGGTACTCAATAAACAACTCCTTATTGGAAGACGTCTGTTTGATATCAAAAGTATACCGCGTTGGCGACTCTTCGAAGTTGGTAACTTTGATCCCCGTGAGTAACTCCAAAAGGTCTAGTGTGAAACATATATGCTCCCTCTCCTTTTCGAAATCGTCTTGcttgatctttttcttcctaaTCGGCGATGTGAATTCAGCATTGCTGGAGGACTCCGACAATCGCTGTGTCAACCTCTCATTCTCTTCTCGTAGTTCTTGAATTAGTAGGTGATCTTGTGACATCTGCTCCTCGGCCAAATCCTTATACTTGTTGTGAATTATATCGGCATTGGTATGTACATTTTCATTGACCAAATCGATAAGCGTTCCAATATCTGTTGTTGAAATCACGTCTTCCGTAAGTATAGTAGGTGATTTGCTTGAGCCTGGTCTCGAACCAGCACTAGTGGGCTTCTTGACTTTACTTTTGCTCAATTCGGAAACGGCATCCTTGACACTGTCTTTAGCTTTAGATTTCTTAGGTGGCATTATAGAGGAAGTTGTATGATTTCTTCTGTTCTATCTTGTTTCGGTATGATTTGGTATGGTATTGTATAACTTggttaattttattttatttgtctttgtctttgtctatGCAAATGTCTATGTTTGGTTTCGTATAtttaatataaatataattGTCTATATCTTTCCAGGTAATCTACCTTTATTTGTTGTgggttttttattttttccttttcttagTCTTGGTGAAACCAAAACATCTCTCCAGAACAAAAATCGCAGACTCGCAGCATTCTCTCCAGATACTCTCCAAAAACTCCTCAAAATCAGACCGGCAGAAACAATAAACGCatctttggttttttttttctcaaccTCACTTTGAGATTCACTCTTTCctccacacacacacacacacacagacacacttACATACATATTTGTCGAAATCCTGTCAGACTTCCCTTCAAATTTGATCGCAGTTGGATCTCCATTTTATCATAGCTAGATTTACCCCTTTCCAAAATGTCTCTCAAATCGTCATTTTCATCTAAGCTAGAAGCGATCAACGAGACACAGGAGTCCATCACCTCTTTGTCAAAGTTCATGCTTGCCAATGTTCTGGCATCGGAGGAATTGGTAGACATCTGGAAGTCACAACTCACACGTACCTCATCGGATAGTAAAAAATTACTTTTGATATACCTTTGCAACGATGTAGTGCAACAAGCCAAGCGTCTGAATAGGGTGCAATATATTCAGAGCTTCAGCAAGATTCTACCGAACGTGGTCAGCCCTGTGTATGCCCAAGTAGATCCAAAAATCAAAGCCAAGATCGATCGAGTTGTTTCAGTTTGGGAACAGCGACAAGTGTTTTCTACATACTACCTTGATGATTTGAGAAAGGCATTCAAATCTGCAAAGCCACTAGCAGCACCAGTATCGACATCCAGTACCACGGCGGCTTCGACTTCGACTTCGACCTCGAGCAATCAGCCAATAGTGAACCTCGAGTTGAAAGTCATCAATGACCTTCTCCAACATGTGGAGCAACTTACAAATATCAGTCAAGGAAACCTTACGCAATTGGGAATACAGTCCAAGACATATCTCAACTTGAATGCAGACAATTTGCCCAAGACGCAAATTCATCTTAATAAGCTCAACGTTTTGGAGAAGCTTAGCAAGGTTTCAATCAAGAATATCGAGGAAATTAAGCAGACCAGAGAGAGTATTATTTCGAATATAGAGTCGTTGGCATCCGTCATAACGGAAGGTATTAGGGCAGATGAGACAAAAATTGCGGTAATCAAGGACAAGATGGAGAAGATCAAGGAAGTGCGAGCGAAACTAAAAAGCGAGGCTGGCGAGCAGGAGGAAAAATTCAAAGGCGGAGATGGAGCTGCAAATGATAAAGGAAGTGGCAGGGATGCAAATGCCGatgacaacaacaacaacaacaacaataataattcTAATAGtgaagatgaggatgagTTGCCCAAATACGAAGACGAGGAAGACTCTGAAAATGAGCCAGAATTAAAGAAACGGAAGACGTCGCCTAGTCCATCTGGAGGATCAACTCCTAGAAAAGTTGCATTTGCTGAAGATATTGAGGTGAATGAGTTTGAACAGCAAGACAgtgaggaagaagaggaagaagaggaagaagaagaggagaaggaggaggaagaagaacaagaagaagaaaagacgCTGGAAGATATAGACAACTATAATGAAAATGGCAACGATAACAATACCAGTACCTCACTGTCGACCGAGGAGACTAGCTCGGAAGTCATGGATTTGCTTCTGCATCTCACAtaatatctatatatacacctatatatatatctatatatacacCTATATATACACCTATATAAACATataataatttttgttttttttcattctaaAATTCACACTAGAACCTTTCTATACAAATTCAATAAATGTTTACCGGCATTAAAACTTTTGGTGCTCGGGATCGCTCGATTCaaatcaacagcaacatGCTTCATATACTCCTGAATTGTATCCAAATTCTTTTCACCACGCTCACCTCCAATGTAAAGGAAATTTTTGGCCCTTGTCAATGCCACGTACTTTAGTCGCGACTCTCCAAGTTTCATTCGACCATTATTTGGAACAAATACAACTGGAAACTCCAACCCTTTTGCCTTGTGCACTGTAGAAACATTTACAGCGTCGTGATCCAGGATAGGTTCGGCATCGAAATAATGTCGCAAAAAATACTCGAGAAATGTTGAATTCGAGTTTGCTCTCGAGTCCAATAGATAATTTGTATGTGCAATCTTTAGTGACGAGTAAAAATCAGTAAGGTTTTGCTGCAAGTCCTTATCTTGTGCAAAGAAATTCCATTTCTTGGTAATTCGAGCAAGCGACCCCATAATGGTTATTGGAGTGTCCAACCCAAGTCTCTCTTGCTCAAGAAGATTGAGAAACTCTTGGAATCTCGCATCTTCCAATgtcaatttgagaaaacTTTCAAGCTTATTGTGTGAACTCTTGTTCCATTTTTTGTAGTTtgtaaatatttttttaacttcCCTTTTCCCCATGCCAAATTTCTTGAGCATAAGCAATAATGCAAAATCAGAACCATAACTTTTGTTCAACACGTGTAAGATATCCAAAAATAAGTGTATATCAGAGTTTGCCCACCCGAGACCATTGTACTTGTTGCATTTAATCCCATACTCTTTGGTCAACATCTCCGAAATGGTATCAACCTCCGCATTGGACCTCACCAAGATCATAAAGTCGGAGAATTTAAGTATCCCTCCTGAAAGTGCAATCAACTCAACAATATCCGTGCAAATGTTACCCTGTCCAACAGTTTTGACTCCTGCATTCTTCATGCTCCTAATTTCTGTTGGAATAATGGCATCTGCACTCTCAAGTATCTCTGGAGTTAATCGAAATGACTCATTTAGGAAAACCCTATCCACTGGAAACCCTAACTGCTTGATAAACTCCTCAGTAATAGATGGCCTAGAGCCAAGAAACTCATAGATATACTGGTTCTTATCTCCAGCCAATGTTATATGTTTGGGAATGCCATGCTTTGCAATTTTGGTGATAAATGGTAAAAGGCTTGGTTGCATATCCTGAAACTCATCAATTATCAATACTTTGGCATTGGCAATGGTGTTCAACTTGCCATCAGACTTGTCTAGTAGTTCAATAGCAGCAGAGATCAACCCCAGGTACCGCACTAAACCGTTCTGGTCCATGTAATCAACTATTTCTCTGAATCGCTTTACCGGGATAGCATATTTCTCTGCAATAGCCTCAAGACTGGCTCCATCCTTTACTTCCAAAGTGGCTTGCTCAAGTATTTTGGGCTTGGCATTGAAGAAATCAGCAAAGCTTCTCCAACTGGCATCATCTAAAACACTATACGGTGGTTTTCCCGCATGGTACTCTGCACCATTGTCTTCCAATAACATCGAAGCAAAAGAGTGGAAAGTCTTGATTACCAAATCGTTAGCAACTGATCCAAATGAATTGTAAATGGTGTTTCTTAATGAATTCACTGCGCGATTAGTTAATGATAACACGATTATTTCATCAGCTTTGACACCTTTTGCAAGAAGAGACTCGATCCTCTTTGAGATGCACAAGCTTTTACCGCACCCTGGACCACTTTGTATTGAAAGCACTGTTCCTGGAGCATGTCCTTTATTTACAGCAACTAGTTGCGCCGATGTCAACTTCATTTGTATTGAACAAcccttgttgtttttcttttgggctttattaatttatttatttgttggatggttggttggtgtgtttatttcttctttttcgtttcttaCTTGAagtctttattttattgcATTCTATTTTAGTAAAGAGTGTTAAAACTGTAATCGTATAGTTGATTCCATTGTGTGGCACACAGACAAATTGCAACACAAATCCTTCTTaaagaattaaaatcaAATTGGTACACAAAACCGCACACTAACTGGAACCAAGAGTTAGAATATATGAAAAACgtcaaaaagcaaaagtagTTATAAATacacacacgcacacaAATTGATCCGCTCGACTCTTTACTTTGTCTCCACATCACTCAACtttatacatacacacacatatatatcaaGATATCCATCAATGACAATAGCAGTGCTTGAAAAAATACTACCACTTGATACGAACCATGGTGCAGGTGTTGAGGCTAGTCCCCACGCTGAAGCTAACCGAGCGGACACTTCTGAATCGGAATTGAAACATCCCACCAAGGAACTCGACAGCGAAAGCCTCGTCGAATTGATGGCCGACTTTCGAGCTTACAACAAACAGCTTGCAAAATCACGACATGATCTCGAACCCATTGGCAAGCTATTAAACACATTTTCAAAGGACTTGAAAGAACTATCTTCAAGTCTCGTTGACTTggaaaaacaatcaaatgATCTTACGCAGGACTCGAAATTCAACAAAGAAGTCACCAAACGCCTCGAACAAGTAATTCAGCAAAAAGTGCTTCCACCAGATGCAATCAAAGACATACTCAAAGAAGATTTATCAAATCATTACCTTGAAAAAGTACAACTCGTACTAGAAAAAGCACTGCCCGATGCAGCTACCCTCATTGAAGCAAAAGTGATGGAGAGGTTCCGTGACTTtatgattgaaaaaattcgGTCACTAAGAGCTGAACGGAGCACTCCGTCACAAAACGTCCAGCAACAGCTTCTCGAAGCAAACAATTTATACGTGTTTTTGCAAGTACGACAACCCGTTTTGGCAGACCAATTGAAGCAAGCCTATTTCCATACCATGCGTTGGTACTACAAGAGCAAGTTTGCAAAGTATATTTATGCATTGGAGAAAGTACAACGCAAGCCACTGGATGGACCAGTCTTTCTCCGTCCTATTATTTTATCGTCATTTGAACAACGACTTAAAGCACTAGGGACAAAAGAGCGATGCATTCCGTCGCAGTTGGCAGAAACAATTCCAACAACATATTACATGGAGTTTATACTACGTCAATTCTTGACCGCGCTCGAAGACAATGCAACAGCCGAGTAttactttgttgttgagtttTTCCACCAcggagaggaaaaagacCATTCATGGGTTTCGGAAGTGTTTGGTGATGTATTTGACTTGAGCACCAGTTTCCTTCAATATTTGGTCAACGGCACAAGCGATATATTTGGAATTTTATTGCTGATAGAAGCTATACAACAGGCGCGGGAAAGACTAACCAACAACCATGTTCCTATAATAGATGCGCATCTAAATTCGTTGCTTTTACAGCTTTGGCCAATGGTTACTCGAAACATAGACCTCAATTGTGAATATCTCAAGCGCAATATTGTGAAAACGCCCAAGTCATTAGCACCATTGCAAATAAGTCAGCAGTTTGGTCTTTTTTATCTGGCCTTGCTCAACTTTAGAGAAGACCATGGACCCATTAGTCTGCGGATAGGTAGAGTTCGAGACGATTTTGAGAATGGACTTACAAAAGCTAGCGCTCACTTTAAAGGTGTAAACCGAGAGATTTTCCTCTACAACAATTACTTTTTGGTGTTAaatattttaaaaaatgagGCTGCTGAAGCTGAAGCCGAAATTAAACATTTTCAATCACTTGCTGACGCGTACCTGACAACACGTTcgtgagaaaaaaatgattgaTACATAGATGTgtatatgtacatatatatatatgcatatgtatatatacgtCTTTATATCTCTATAGTGCATCCCCTTCCTCTTTAGTTTAGAGATTGCATATTTTGGCATACATTCCACTCAACTGTAGATAAGTACCTAAACCTTCAAGCACTCTCATATGCGTAAACCCAATCTCTTTGATCATCTCCAATCGTTTCAGTTCATCAACATTGGGAATAGTCTTGGCAACTTTGAACGACAGCGTAACTATATCAATTGCCGAATAACCCTTCAGCCAAAGACCATCCAATAACTGCAATGCTTGGTCTATATCCTTCTTGAGCGAGTGCGTCAAGATCTTTTGAATCACCAAAGGATGCGGCTGATCAACAATCTTGAACACGTTGACATCATTGACAAACCCGAACCCTGCTACAGTACTCTGTAAGTTATTAATAGCTTGACGCATATCTCCCTCTGCGCTAAATATCAACGCTTGCAACCCTTCGTTGTTGAATTTGACATCCTCGGCCTTTATGATCTCGAGTAATCTGGCCAACACTTCTTCGTCGGATAATTTATTGTATCGAAGAATAGCACACCGTGATTGCAAGGGCTCAATGATTTTCAGCGACTGGTTGCATGCAAACACAAACCTTGTCGTATTGGAATAAATCTCCATAGTCCTTCTTAACGCTTGCTGAGCTCCAGGGGTCATTGAGTCGGCTTCGTCCAAAATAATGATCTTGGTTCGTCCTGGCGGTATCAGGATCTTTGTCTGGGCAAATTGCTTGATCTTGTTTCTAACTACATCGATACCTCTATCGTCAGATGCATTAAGTTCCATGGTTGCTTGGTGGTAGTATTCTTTCCCAAGAAGTTCATATGCGAGACAATGCACCGAAGTGGTTTTCCCAATACCAGGCAAGCCTGAAATAATCATATGAGGGATGTTGCCGTCTTTCGCAATGATCTTTAACCTTTCAACTGTTTCTTCGTTTCCCACAATGTCATCCAAAACACGTGGACGATACTTTTCTACCCATGGCAAATCCAAAGTGGTGTGTGACATTTTGCTTGGAAGTTTAATTTCCTATATAAATGtgaaagttgaaaaagacaagTGTTTATTACAGCTTGTTGGAAGTTTCGTAGGTAGTTTCCAGCGGGGTTCGGGTTCttcctgttttttttttttttcttgaaagGTATTGTCCCAATCCAAATGCCTACGCGCAACGCGTGTCATATATGAGAAGTAGTTTTAAACAAGTTTGCAATTTCTGTGCTTTACATCTCGCTACCAATAACTGGCGATTAAACTTCTGTTGAGAAGCTGACTTTATTATAATCACTTATATATTTACTAGGTTGAAGCTGTCGATAAAGTTGTTGCTCTTTCTCTTGAATTCCTCTGATATACTACATTTAACTTGTTGTGAGCATAAAAAGAGTACTATATTTGGTAAGTTGCTTATCATAGGTAAACGTATATAGaataatttcttcttttatcaAATTGAAACTTTACCTTGACCAAAAGTTGGTCCCATTTACTCTATGATACATCTtctacttctggtgtttcCGCCTAGCTGAATACCGAGGTCATAAAAGGTCAGGTACCAACAGATCATTTGATATctcaatatatattttttaaaaagacggaggagaaaaaaaatcttgTCTTGCTTATATTATGCTAAATAAAATTCACCATAAACAGGTCTTACACTACACTGCTTCAATTCACATCCCCAACTGTCACATCCATTGCCAGATCATCCTTGTGTTCTTTTGCTGTTGAAATCTGTGCAGAACCTTGCTGTGTGTTTGTACTCCCctttaaattttgtttccCTGTCGTATGCTTATTGTCCTCGttatcaatatcaatatcaatatcatcaccaacaccaacaccaacaccactgCTAAccctttcctcttttttctcccccttcttcttcttcttctccttcttctttctggCTCCTCGTGTAGTGGCGACCTGCGCTACTTTTGGAGGGAAGAATAAATGCGGAGAGTCAAAGATCTGATTCAACCACGGAGCCTCAACATCAGCCACTTGTTTTTCTATATACTCAATCAAGTTGTGCGCCTCTTTAACTTCTGCGCTGATACCCACAATACCCGTGTTGGGAGTGCCCGTCATCTGCGATAGCCTCTGCATACTCCCTCGAGGCAATTGCACCAACTTTACCCTATCCTGTGACGACTTGGAAGCAGTAAAGCAAAGCACTGGAAGCATGCTTGTCAACAAAGGTGGTGTTATATCGTACTTGCATACCAATAAGCATTTAATCTGATCTCGACTATCCTTGTGTTTCCCTCGGTTGTTTGCTGCTTGTGCTTCCAACTTCCCCACTGTTGAATTAAATCCTAAACTTATTCCCTTTACAGCAGAAGCTGGTCCATTTTTGGAAGTGGAAGATCTTCGTGACTCAAATAAAGGACCTACAAGTGCTTCAAAAAGATCCAAAGTATCTGTAGCTACTTGTGGTTCCACAAACGGCCAAATGTTGGACTGTGTGAATGGGTTGTCTAGAAGTGCTTTGAACACTTGGTTTTTCTTGTTAGCTCGCAGCTTCAATGACGAGTCAAATCCCGCAG
It encodes the following:
- the VPS52 gene encoding Vacuolar protein sorting-associated protein 52 (BUSCO:EOG092621GA); its protein translation is MTIAVLEKILPLDTNHGAGVEASPHAEANRADTSESELKHPTKELDSESLVELMADFRAYNKQLAKSRHDLEPIGKLLNTFSKDLKELSSSLVDLEKQSNDLTQDSKFNKEVTKRLEQVIQQKVLPPDAIKDILKEDLSNHYLEKVQLVLEKASPDAATLIEAKVMERFRDFMIEKIRSLRAERSTPSQNVQQQLLEANNLYVFLQVRQPVLADQLKQAYFHTMRWYYKSKFAKYIYALEKVQRKPSDGPVFLRPIILSSFEQRLKALGTKERCIPSQLAETIPTTYYMEFILRQFLTALEDNATAEYYFVVEFFHHGEEKDHSWVSEVFGDVFDLSTSFLQYLVNGTSDIFGILLSIEAIQQARERLTNNHVPIIDAHLNSLLLQLWPMVTRNIDLNCEYLKRNIVKTPKSLAPLQISQQFGLFYSALLNFREDHGPISSRIGRVRDDFENGLTKASAHFKGVNREIFLYNNYFLVLNILKNEAAEAEAEIKHFQSLADAYSTTRS
- the CSM1 gene encoding csm1-like protein, which gives rise to MPPKKSKAKDSVKDAVSELSKSKVKKPTSAGSRPGSSKSPTILTEDVISTTDIGTLIDLVNENVHTNADIIHNKYKDLAEEQMSQDHLLIQELREENERLTQRLSESSSNAEFTSPIRKKKIKQDDFEKEREHICFTLDLLELLTGIKVTNFEESPTRYTFDIKQTSSNKELFIEYSLILSKVDSSQINYVPTFLEDDGTRDSAYKANQKNLVKVLPDYLCEYLSFPFNTLAQFYGKVNKALNRK
- the RFC4 gene encoding replication factor C subunit 4, with the protein product MSHTTLDLPWVEKYRPRVLDDIVGNEETVERLKIIAKDGNIPHMIISGLPGIGKTTSVHCLAYELLGKEYYHQATMELNASDDRGIDVVRNKIKQFAQTKISIPPGRTKIIILDEADSMTPGAQQALRRTMEIYSNTTRFVFACNQSSKIIEPLQSRCAILRYNKLSDEEVLARLLEIIKAEDVKFNNEGLQALIFSAEGDMRQAINNLQSTVAGFGFVNDVNVFKIVDQPHPLVIQKILTHSLKKDIDQALQLLDGLWSKGYSAIDIVTSSFKVAKTIPNVDESKRLEMIKEIGFTHMRVLEGLGTYLQLSGMYAKICNL
- the HMI1 gene encoding ATP-dependent 3'-5' DNA helicase is translated as MKLTSAQLVAVNKGHAPGTVLSIQSGPGCGKSLCISKRIESLLAKGVKADEIIVLSLTNRAVNSLRNTIYNSFGSVANDLVIKTFHSFASMLLEDNGAEYHAGKPPYSVLDDASWRSFADFFNAKPKILEQATLEVKDGASLEAIAEKYAIPVKRFREIVDYMDQNGLVRYSGLISAAIELLDKSDGKLNTIANAKVLIIDEFQDMQPSLLPFITKIAKHGIPKHITLAGDKNQYIYEFLGSRPSITEEFIKQLGFPVDRVFLNESFRLTPEILESADAIIPTEIRSMKNAGVKTVGQGNICTDIVELIALSGGILKFSDFMILVRSNAEVDTISEMLTKEYGIKCNKYNGLGWANSDIHLFLDILHVLNKSYGSDFALLLMLKKFGMGKREVKKIFTNYKKWNKSSHNKLESFLKLTLEDARFQEFLNLLEQERLGLDTPITIMGSLARITKKWNFFAQDKDLQQNLTDFYSSLKIAHTNYLLDSRANSNSTFLEYFLRHYFDAEPISDHDAVNVSTVHKAKGLEFPVVFVPNNGRMKLGESRLKYVALTRAKNFLYIGGERGEKNLDTIQEYMKHVAVDLNRAIPSTKSFNAGKHLLNLYRKVLV
- the POP3 gene encoding RNase P and RNase MRP subunit — encoded protein: MYRLYSSKASHFSNKVLNASHIFKSDMPKSKISNKDGPTKGDSNSNKGGNSAGFDSSLKSRANKKNQVFKALLDNPFTQSNIWPFVEPQVATDTLDLFEALVGPLFESRRSSTSKNGPASAVKGISLGFNSTVGKLEAQAANNRGKHKDSRDQIKCLLVCKYDITPPLLTSMLPVLCFTASKSSQDRVKLVQLPRGSMQRLSQMTGTPNTGIVGISAEVKEAHNLIEYIEKQVADVEAPWLNQIFDSPHLFFPPKVAQVATTRGARKKKEKKKKKGEKKEERVSSGVGVGVGDDIDIDIDNEDNKHTTGKQNLKGSTNTQQGSAQISTAKEHKDDSAMDVTVGDVN